Proteins from a single region of Macaca fascicularis isolate 582-1 chromosome 17, T2T-MFA8v1.1:
- the LOC141408997 gene encoding cTAGE family member 2-like, with protein MEEPGATPQPYWGLLLEEPRRVVAALPEGRRPDSTAYGFPWELVICAAVVGFFAVPFFLWRSFRSVRSRLYAGREKNLADALSGLIEEKCRLLEKFSLVQKEYEAYEVESSLEDASSEKEATEEQNLEATCEKLNRSNSELEHEILCLEKELKEEKSKHSEQDELMADISKRIQSLEDESKFLKSQVAEAKMTLKRFQMNEERLKIAIQDALNENCQLQESQKQLLQEAEVWKEQVSELNKQKITFEDSKVHAEQVLNDKENHIETLTEHLLQIKDWAAMLEEDITDDGNLEFEMNSESEGGAYLDNPPKGALKKLIHAAKLNTSLTTLEGERNQIYIQLSEVDETKKELRGHIKNLQTEQASLQSENTHFESENQKLQEKVKVMTELYQENAMKLYRKLIVEENNQSENEKLSKVDETISHSSGELETCRKRAKDLEEQFERVLHFYQGKIISYKKKVDGNCFAAWIAERNLNDLRKENAHNRQKLAETEFKMKLLEKDPYALDVPNTAFGRQHSSYGPSPLGRPSSEMRAFLYPPALSEGPLRLSPSLPVGGGRGPRGPGNPLDHQITNERGESSCERLTSPHRAPSDTGPLSPPWEQDRRMMFPPPGQSYPDSALPPQRQDTFYSNSARRSGPAELGSFNMPSSDKMDGSMPSERESSRNDTKDNLGNLNVPDSSLPAENEATGPGFVPPALAPIRDPLLPVDMRGPFMRRGPPFPPPPPGTMFGASPDYFPPRDVPGPPCAPFAMRNVYPPRGFPPYLPPRPGFCPPTPTF; from the coding sequence ATGGAGGAGCCCGGGGCTACCCCTCAGCCTTACTGGGGGCTGCTCCTGGAGGAGCCACGCAGGGTTGTGGCAGCACTGCCTGAAGGCAGGAGACCAGATTCAACTGCTTATGGTTTTCCATGGGAATTGGTGATATGTGCAGCTGTCGTTGGATTTTTTGCTGTTCCCTTTTTCTTGTGGAGAAGTTTTAGATCGGTTAGGAGTCGGCTTTATGCGGGAAGAGAGAAAAACCTTGCTGACGCGCTTTCTGGACtaattgaagaaaaatgtagATTACTTGAAAAGTTTAGCCTTGTTCAAAAAGAGTATGAAGCCTATGAAGTAGAGTCGTCTTTAGAGGATGCCAGCTCTGAGAAGGAGGCAACAGAAGAACAAAATTTGGAGGCAACCTGTGAAAAGCTGAACAGGTCCAATTCTGAACTTGAGCATGAAATACTCTGTCTagaaaaagagttaaaagaagagaaatctaaacatTCTGAACAAGATGAATTGATGGCGGATATTTCCAAAAGGATACAGTCTCTAGAAGATGAGTCAAAATTCCTCAaatcccaagtagctgaagcCAAAATGACCTTGAAGAGATTTCAAATGAATGAAGAACGACTGAAGATAGCAATACAAGATGCTTTGAATGAAAATTGTCAACTTCAGGAAAGCCAGAAACAGCTTTTGCAAGAAGCTGAAGTATGGAAAGAACAAGTGAGTGAacttaataaacagaaaataacatttgaagACTCCAAAGTACATGCAGAACAAGTtctaaatgataaagaaaatcacATCGAGACTCTAACTGAACACTTGCTACAGATCAAAGATTGGGCTGCTATGCTGGAAGAAGACATAACAGATGATGGTAACTTGGAATTCGAAATGAACAGTGAATCAGAAGGTGGTGCTTACTTAGATAATCCTCCGAAAGGAGCTTTGAAGAAACTGATTCATGCAGCTAAGTTAAATACTTCTTTAACAACcttagaaggagaaagaaaccaAATTTATATTCAGTTATCTGAAGTTGATGAAACCAAGAAGGAGCTCAGAGGGCATATTAAAAACCTTCAGACGGAACAAGCATCTTTGCAGTCGGAAAACACACACTTTGAAAGTGAGAATCAGAAACTTCAAGAGAAAGTTAAAGTAATGACTGAATTATATCAAGAAAATGCAATGAAACTCTACAGGAAATTAATAGTAGAGGAAAATAACCAGTCAGAGAATGAGAAACTTTCTAAAGTAGACGAAACGATCAGCCATAGCAGTGGAGAGCTGGAGACCTGCAGAAAGCGAGCCAAAGATCTGGAAGAACAATTTGAGAGAGTTCTTCATTTTTATCAAGGGAAGATTATTTCCTATAAGAAAAAAGTAGATGGTAATTGTTTTGCAGCTTGGATTGCTGAAAGAAACCTCAatgatttaaggaaagaaaatgctcacaacagacaaaaattagctgaaacagagtttaaaatgaaacttttagaaaaagatCCTTATGCACTTGATGTTCCAAATACAGCATTTGGCAGACAGCATTCCTCATATGGTCCCTCTCCACTGGGTCGGCCTTCATCTGAAATGAGAGCTTTTCTCTATCCTCCAGCTTTGTCGGAGGGTCCACTGAGACTCTCACCTTCGCTTccagtgggaggaggaagaggcccaAGAGGCCCAGGGAATCCTCTGGACCATCAGATTACCAATGAAAGAGGAGAATCAAGCTGTGAGAGGTTAACCAGTCCTCATAGGGCTCCTTCTGACACTGGGCCCCTGTCGCCTCCATGGGAACAGGACCGTAGGATGATGTTTCCTCCACCAGGACAATCATATCCTGATTCAGCTCTTCCTCCACAAAGGCAAGAcacattttattctaattctgcTAGACGCTCTGGACCAGCAGAACTCGGAAGTTTTAATATGCCTTCTTCGGATAAAATGGATGGGTCAATGCCTTCAGAAAGGGAATCCAGTAGAAATGATACCAAAGATAATCTTGGTAATTTAAATGTGCCTGATTCATCTCTCCCCGCTGAAAATGAAGCAACTGGCCCGGGCTTTGTTCCTCCAGCTCTCGCTCCAATCAGAGATCCATTGTTGCCAGTGGATATGAGGGGCCCGTTCATGAGAAGAGGACCTCCtttccctccacctcctccaggaaccATGTTTGGAGCTTCTCCAGATTATTTTCCACCAAGGGATGTCCCAGGTCCACCATGTGCTCCATTTGCAATGAGAAATGTCTATCCACCGAGGGGTTTTCCTCCTTACCTTCCCCCAAGACCTGGATtttgcccccccacccccacattcTGA